Genomic window (Capsicum annuum cultivar UCD-10X-F1 chromosome 10, UCD10Xv1.1, whole genome shotgun sequence):
atttaattatacatAACTATTATTTGATCATTGATTAatcaatatatttttagtatttcgtAAAATCATTTAATCATGATAAACTTGAACTAGTTTGATGTAAATATCGTATATAGTAAGTATTTATCGTTGGTTACTTGTAAACTCCTATGTGCCAGGTCTAGtctaatttttcatttactaTTTATTTCTGTATCTAATAACGGaattaagaaagaaaacaaagaattaCGTGAAAATTCGAAACTTGCCACACAAGTACATAATAAATGTATATTTTCTTGTTCTATTTTCTATTGGATATTCTAATTTTTCAATTAGTTATCAAAATTATAGGAAATTTGACGTACCATAAATCTTTCCTTTCCTATTTAGGCAAAGCATGTCATAAAAATGTTACATCAGAgatacaaaatatgtatttgtatcAGACATAGAGAATTAagatatattatgtattttcAGTACATAATTATGTATCTCTACATTACATTATACTTTTTccaataaaaaacataaatataagagATACATACTATATTATAACAATCTTATATAAAATTCCTTACTCTGAAGTTATCTAACGAGAGATACATAAAGTAGATGTATAATATACATAGAGATACAAAATGACAAAACATATCTGATATATTGAAAGATGTATTTGACATCTTTGAACTTGACATTTAGCAATCTTATAACCAGGAAATTcatgtcatagacccaaatatgggtgactttagatatttgaccccaataagaaatgattttaaaaaataactttcctTACTTTTTGAGTATTGTACAAGTACCATTTTATCCCTCTACacatcaaatatattttaaagacttttcatacttatttgtctctcaaattttatattttattatttccactttttatttttttcctttaatttattattctattttttattattttcactttttttctttaattttattattttcactttgtatttttctctttaattttattttcatgttttaattcattgtcccaaactttatttttttctcttttttctttttactctagcattatctattttttttccttttttaaattcatttgtgtttaacctttatttttctttttcttttttatttttattagttctcttttttgttcctcatttttctcaaactttatttatattttttcctatcattttttcttttctcaaattttttaattcttttcttttttcttaatctttatttttccttgcctttttttctcactcttttttttatatctctattttgtttgatcgcttttttctttttccagttcttttttttttctcatttttttcaaactttatttttatttttcgtctcatttttatttttcttaatttttttaattcttctactttttttttatatctttatgttttttctttcctttttttcctcattttttttatttctctattttgctTGATctcttttttctgttttttcaacttctattatattttgctaataaataaaaaattgaataatccacaaaggaattttctttttttttttttgacatcaaagcaaatttaagggcatgaattgttgttacgaaaTTCTTTGAAGATTCTTGAGATAAGTCatgtctctaaggcgagagttgtagaatatctcataaataaagacataatatggtagtgtcaactcttgcccgtggggcataatttattatttgaaagtccttgagcaaagttttgcctctaaggcaagagttgtagaatatcccATAAATGAATACATAACTGGTAGTGTCAACTGttgcccgtagggcataatttattattgtaaagtccttgaactaagtcttgcctctgaggcaagagttgtagaacatcccataaataaagacataacgtggtagtgtcaactcttgtccgtgggacataatttgtagtttgaaagtccttgagctaagtcttacctctaaggcaatagttgtagaacatctcataaatgaaaacataacgtggtagagtcaactcttgtctgtgggtcataatttgtagtttgaaagtccttgagctaattaagtcttgcctctaaggcaatagttgtagaacatttcataaatgaaaacataacgtggtaaagtcaactcttgcttgtggggtataatttgtagtttgaaagtccttgagtcaaatgcctctaaggcaatagctgtagaatatctcataaatgaaaatataacgtggtagagttaactcttgtccgtggagcataatttgtagttagaaagtccttgagctaagtcttgcctctaagacaatcgttgtagaacatctcataaatgaaaatttaacgttgtagagttaactcttgcccgtggggcataatttgtagcttgaaagtccttgagtcaagtctcgtctctaaggcaatagttgtagaacatctcataaatgaaaacacaatgtgatagagtcaattcttgcccgtagggcataatttgttgtgtgaaagtccttgagctaagtcttgtctctaaggcaatggttgtagaacatctcataaataaaaatttaatgtggtagagtcaactcttgtctgtggggcataatttgttgtttgaaagtccttgagctaagtgttGCTtttaagacaatagttgtagaacatctcataaatgaaaacataacgtggtagagtcaactcttgcccgtggggcataatttgtagtttgaaagtccttgagctaagttttgcctctaagacaatagttgtagaatatctcgtaaataaaaacataacgtggtagagtcactGTGCCCGTAgggtataatttgtagtttgaaagtccttgagataagtcttgcctctaaggcaatagttgtcgAATATCTCATAagtgaaaacataacgtggtagagtcaactcttgcccgtgaggcataatttgttgtttgaaagtccttgagcctagtcttgcctctaagacaatagttgtagaatatctcataaatgaaaacataatgtgatagagtcaactcttgcccatggggcctaatttgtagtttgaaagtgtttgaactaagtcttgcctctaagataatagctatagaaatctcataaatgaaaacataacgtggtagagtcaactcttgctcgtggggcataatttgttgcttgaaagtccttaagctaagtctggcctctaagacaatagttgtagaacatctcataaattaaaatacaatgtaGCAGTATCGACTCtttcccatgaaacataacttgttgtttgaaagtcataagtcttgcttctacaatgtagtagtatcaactcttacccatgaaacgtagcttattgttcgaaagtcgtaaatcttacctttataatgtgatagtgttaactcttactcaggagatgtaacttgaatggaagaaattgaagaaaagaacaaaaataataaaaattgtgaaaaaagaagaaaataaagaaaaatattaaaaaaaataaaaatcaaagaaaatgtagaagttgagagagaataagaaaaaaaagaaagattgataaaaaaaaatgaaagattaaataaaaataaaggttgagaaaaattttaaaagaacaaaataagaatcaaagaaaaataaaaaaagttttttttttgtttataaaagtagacgttgaaagttgtaaagaaaaaaagtaagggttgagaaaaactaaaaataaaaaaattaaaaagaggaaagaaaaataaaaaataaaaataatataaaataaaaaagaaaaaaaagaagttgaaaggaaaaaagtaagggttgagaaaattaaaaaaaaaaaagaaaaaaaaatcaaagtaatattaaaaagagaaaaaaataaaagttgaaagatataaatatggagttgttatccattatgagaatcatttatgtaatttactccattgatcagggataattttgtctaaaaaaatactaattaatAGGTAAAGTCTATTTTAAGgaagcttttttatttggggctaaaatttgaaagtcattCTAATTTGAATCTATCTCTTATAACACGAGATACATTTTTTAAAGTATGTAAGAGATACAAACTACATCGTAACAATCTTATATGTATTTCTTGTTGTACTAATGTACACAACTCAGAAGAGTCTATGATTTTGTAAAGCTCGCCCAAATTCATTTACTTTGtcctttttcaaaaattgtaTGCCTAACAAGATCTCTGAACCCATCTATATTTTCATCTATGGAGGTGCTAGCACCATGTTTGTCTTCGAAAATAACTGTCAAAATTCATAACCAAATTCTGTTGAAGCAAATAGCTACTAAAGTATGTAAGCGAACCAACTTTTACATGAATCTTGGCAATCAGGAGATGCTTCTCAACTCATACCTTGAGACACATCAGCCTTCATAGCCAGAACATCATAATCTAACGCCATAAGTTTGGGGCATTTCCTCTTTGTTTTTGGTTCAAAAGCATCAGTGAAAGGCTCATTGTCAAGAATATGAAtttttacttgctttaattaaaagagaaaaagagaacaATATTAGCAAACATAGTGCAGAATCAAgcataaaatcaaaaaatttttgCTCAAATTACCAAGTTATTCTACAATACAAAAAACACAAATAGTATGTGTGTGTATCACAGAAGCTCCCAAATCATAGAAGAATGTGTATGCATTagaaatataatactatacaGAGAGCAGAGTAAGGAGGTTCACGTTGATTCAGATATTAACGGTATTAAATAGGTGAAGAGAAgatattaagataattttttagagGGGCAATAAATACATCCTAGGGTAGAAATTatatatctaaaaatttaaagAGAGAGAATGTAAATAACGGATATTTATACTTTTTACTAAGTGAAGGTATTTTTAGTAacttaaatatattaagttgtagttttgtgaaatttaatttttttcttaattatatacACATTAAATTTAGAACCTATTTGTTAGCACTTGAATTTGTCTTACTAAAATTCCGAACCCATTAAGTTGATATCCTACTCCTCCTTTACTTTTCCTAACAGGTAATGTTGATGCTATCACCACCAATGATCCAGAAATCATAAGAGAAATACTTGTACAACAAGATGATGTTTTTGCATCTAGACCAAGAACTCTTGCTGCAGTGCATCTAGCTTATGGTTGTGGGGATGTAGCATTGGCTCCTTTAGGTCCAAAATGGAAAAGAATGAGAAGAATTTGTATGGAACATTTGTTGACAACTAAAAGGCTCGAATCATTTAAAAAACATAGGGCAGATGAAGCCCAAAATCTAGTTAAAGATGTTTGGGATAAGGCCCAAAAAGGACAAATAGTGAACTTGAGGGAAATTTTGGGTGGATTTTCAATGAACAATGTGACTAGGATGTTGTTAGGGAAACAATACTTTGGGGCAGAATCAGCAGGCCCACAAGAAGCAATGGAATTTATGCATGTAACACATGAGTTATTTTGGTTACTTGGAGTGATTTATTTAGGTGATTATTTACCTTTGTGGAGATGGATTGATCCTTATGGCTGTGAGAAGAAAATGAGGGATGTCGAGAAAAGGATTGATGATTTTCACATGAGAATAATAGAAGAACATAGAAAgaagaaagataataaaaataataatattgatgataatgatgaaggtgaaatggattttgtggatgttttATTGTCTTTGCTAGGAGAAGATGAAGGAGATGGAAATGGAAAGCAACACATGGATGATGTAGAGATTAAAGCTCTCATTCAGGTCTGATTTTTTATACTAACTCCTTACCTAATAGGTCCATTTATATCAAACTACTTACATCCCATATCTGCATTTAGTGAACAACTACTACCTACACAAGAGATTCTAAGCTTTATTTAGATTTAAACCATAGAATCTAAGTTATATATACAatgtaaaacataaattatttcattagtcAAATTTAAATTGATAGTAGCACGTAAATGACGTAATTACTCTATTAATTTATCATATCGTACGTAATGTATAGAGTGTTATGGTCAACTTAACTTGAGTGTGTAGATACAATTACATATTCAATGAAGAGAACATAACTCTAATAAGGCGAAACCAAAATACAGGCAACTTTTATATACGTTGATAGTGCAAACAATTTTGCGCAATTAGTTTTTCTTAACATGTTGTAATATTTCAACTGCTTTATTTTAGGTTACTAATCCCAAATATTATGGAATCACGCATCTTAAAGTGACTTTCATAAAGGTGTAGAAGAAAATAGATTAGCTATAGCAACATTGATGGTTTGAACGTATGTAATATCAAAAAACATAGtagtgttaatatttttttttgtgacttactttttacttttaattataGGATATGATAGCTGCAGCCACAGATACTTCTGCTGTGACCAATGAATGGGCAATGGCTGAGGTGATCAAGCATCCACATGTCCTCAAGAAGATTCAAGAGGAGCTCGATATAGTTGTCGGGTGGGGTCGGATGGTAACGGAATCCGACTTGATTAATCTCACGTACCTTCGTTGTGTAGTACGTGAAACTTTTCGAATGCATCCTGCCGGTCCGTTTCTAATCCCACACGAATCAATACGTGATGCCAACATTAATGGCTATTACATCCCGGCCAAGACACGTGTCTTCATCAACACGCACGGTCTTGGACGGAACACCAAGATTTGGGACAACATAGATGAGTTTAGGCCAGAGAGACATTTACcacaaaatgatgataatgaaaaaaACATCAATGCTAGAGTTGAGATAAGTCATGGACCAGATTTCAAGATTTTGCCATTTAGTGCTGGAAAAAGGAAGTGCCCTGGTGCACCATTGGGTGTGAAATTGGTGCTTATAGCATTGGCTAGGTTGTTTCATTGCTATGATTGGAGTCCACCAAATGGAGCAAGGCCAgaagatattgaaacaaatgaGGTTTATGGAATGACTATGCCTAAAGCTAAGCCCTTGATGGCTGTTGCAAAGCCTCGATTGCCTGCTCACTTATACCATTAACTAATTATTCTTATtcaataaaaatgtataaattccATATACAAACTAAAAGTGTGTTATTTTAATAAAAGTTTTAGCAAGTGGATACTGAAAAGACATTGGAGTGATTATGTTTTTAATGaagtaaaaaaaagttaaatgatAGGTAATTTGAAGTTAGTTGTAGAGGAATCAAATTTACCCCCAAATTCATTGTTGATGATGACGATTTTAGTTAATCGTCAATTACTGGGCTTCAATTGAAGCATTCCATGAATGCTAATGCTACTAACTTGTCAAAGGAGGGTAAGGGATTTCTAACTACTCCATATACTAAGTGATCTGGTCTCAAAGTCATTCTCCATGTGCTGCAAAAATCAGGTCTCAAAGTTATTTTTCTACTGAAAGAATGATTACGTCACAAATTAGATTATGTGTTGAGCCATCAAAAGTTCAACAAAACAAATCCTCCAAAAGAAAGGAGCAGATGGGTGTGAAGATGGTTGATAAAGGTGTTGTTGTTcctcctaaaaaaataaagaaatgcatATGTCCAAAGGATGACATGGATGATGTTGTatcatcaaaaaagaaaaggagaaaggtTTGCGTTCTTTGGAACGAAAAAAGTTACATACTATCTGATTTGGAGGTACATTCTCAGTTATTATAAAATGCATAGTATTGCACTTAatgtataattaaaatttttgacaCAAGTGAGGTTAATGAAATACCTATACCTAATGTTAAGCCTTCTATGGCTGTTGATAAGCCTCGACTGTGTTAAAAAGCTCAGCTATGGAAGATTAATTGCAGaatgaaaggaagaaagaaaagagaaaggaaaacCCTTTTTTATGTAGGCTCAATGAAACAGTACAAGTTCTAAAAATAGTGACTACCTACTCTATTTATAGACTGACAGTTGTACCCGCTCCAGAAATATCTATCTTAGATAGTAAATCTATTGTAACTAACTAACTAATTACATTATTTAAGTTACAGCACCTACAACTTCACTTACTTCCatactccccctcaagctagtGGATGAAAACAGGTTCTTCATTCCTAACTTATTGATCAGATAGTCATGTTGAGGCTTGCAAAGGCTCTTGGTTAACAAATCTGCCAACTGATTTCTGGTGCCAATGTGTTATGTTTGAATTAGTTTTTCTTAAACCTTTTTTTGTAACAAAGTGGCAATCTATGTCAATATGTTTGGTTCTCTCATGGAATATAGGATGAGTAGCAATTTGGATAACTGCTTTGCTATCACAGAATAGGGGAACAGGTTTTTCAATCTCAACTCCTAACTCTTTGAACATACAAGTCAACTAGGTAACCTCAACCACTATTGTTGTCATACTTTTAAATTCAGCTTATGCAGAGGATCTAGAAATAATTGGTCGTTTTTTGACTTCCATGATATTACAGCTCTTCCAAACTTCACAATATATCCCGTTACTGACTTTTTGGTTTCAATACAAGAACCCAGTCTGAATCACAGTATGGAACAAGATTCAATTCACCATTTGCTGGCATGAGAAGACTAAAACCTGTTGTTCTTTTAATATATCTAACCACCCTAGCTGCAATATCTAAATGAGACTGTTTGGGAGCATGCATGTATTGACTAAGGACTTGCACCACAAAGGACAGATCTGGTCTAGTCATGGTGAGGTATAATAATATTCCATCAATCCTTTGATAAGTTCTTTTATCTTCCAACAGCTTATTATGAGTAAGATTTCTGGACTAATTTCTTTGTCAAATTATAAGAAAGTGAGTTTGTGGTTAAAATCTAGAGGTGTTCCAGTTGGTTTGCTTCCAGATAACCCTATTTCTAAAACCAGCTCTAGAGTATATTTTCTTTGGCACACATGAATCCCTTTCTCACTTTTAGAGAATTCTATGCCAAGAAAATATTTGACCTATCCTAAGTACTTCAGCTTAAACTTggactttaaatattttttagtttttttggatGTGAACAAGTGCTACCTGTTACCAAAAGATCATCAACATACACTAAACCCACCATTAGAGCTCCATCCATAACTTGAGTGAATAGTGAGTAATCATAATGAGATTGAATGAATCCCATACTGATCAAAGCTTCtgtaagtttcaaattttattgACTAGGTGCCTGTTTTAAGCCATATAAAGATTTATGTAGCTTACACACCTTAGACTCCTACTAGCTTGAAAAGCCTTCAGGAGCAACCATGTATATATCTTCAGTAAGGTCACCTTGTAAAAAGACATTGCGAACATCCATTTGAAAGATATACTAGCCAGAAGAAGCAGCAGGAGCAACAATAGACCTCATAGTTACTATTTTGGTAACCGGAGAAAAAGTTTCTGTAAAATCAAGGTCTTCCATTTGAGAATAACCTTTGGCAACCAACCTTGTCTTACACCTTTCTATAGCACCAGATGCATGATACTTGACCTTAAAGACCCATTTACAGCTTATAGAAACCTTCTCAGGAGGTAGGTTAACCAAGGACCAGGTACCATTTTCTTCAAGAGCTAAAATTTCAACTTTCATGACTTTTATCCATAAAGTTTTTTTATTGGCTTCAACATAGGAGTGAGGTTCATAAACAACAGAAAAGGTAGCCAAAAAAACTTTATAAGAAGGAAGAATGTGATTATAAGTAACATAGTTACTTAAAGGATAGGAGCAGTAGTTGGACTTAGACTTAGTAGGTAGCACATAATCTAACATCCAAATAGGAGGCTTTGAAGATCTAGAAGCTTTTTTGAGTTCAGCAGTAGCAATAGGAGCAGAGGAGGGCTCAGTAACAACAATAGGAATAAAAGAGATAACATGCTCCTCAAGTTCCAGGTTAGGTGCAGACTCACCATTATAATAAGGAATAGAAATATCATAAGGAATATGATAGTCATTTGCAGTACCAGAGAAGATGCCATATTCAAGGAACAGAAGAAATGACATCTTCAGATGCAGTGAGTTGAAGAACAGGAAATATAAGTAATGGTATATCAGTAGCATGCTTAAAAGGATGGACTTCTTCTTGAAATACAATATCTCTACTAACAAAGAGCCTCTTAGAGCATGTCGTACAAGACATAACCTTTCTGAGAAAAAGAATATCCAAGATGGACAGAAGGTACTGCTCTAGGACTAAATTTATCAACATTCTTAGGTACAGAAGCATAGCAGAGATACCCAAACACTCTCAGATGTACCAATGAATGTGATCTCTTATATATCCTCTCAAAAGGAAAAACATCATGCAAGGAGAAAGAGGGAAACTTGTTCAGTAGATACCCTGCTGTGGATACACATGTACCCCAAAACTTAAGGGTATGCTAGCCTGAAACCTTAAACCATATCTAATATAGACCTATGTCTCCTCTCTACAAACCTATTCTGTTGGGGATTATACATGTATAAACTCTGATGATCTATTCCTTTACTTATAAAGAGAGACTTAAATTGATCATTTAGGAACTCAGATCCATTGTCTGATCTCACACACTTAACCTGACTATTAAACTGAGTACAAATAGATTGTAAAAAATCCTTGAGTGCAACTACAACTTCTGACTTGGTGCTAATAAGAAAGATCCAAACAAATCTTAAAAAATCATCTACCAAGGTTAAAAAGTACCTTTTTCCATCCTGAGTGGGTACCCTATAAGGGCACTAGACATCAGCATGAACAAGATCAAAcaaacatgaagaaacagtagAACTAGTAGGAAAGGGCAATCTTGATTGCTTAGCAACTGGACATACTGTACATAAATGGTCAGTAAATTGCATTTTGAAACCCATCCATACTCTTCAACACCTTTGCAGGAGCATGTCCTAATCTTCTATGCCACAAAGTACCATTATTAGTCATCTGCTTATTTAATATATTAGTTCTAGATTGAACTTGGTTAGAGCTAAATTATTGTTGTGACAATATTAACTGTCTTATGCtatcaactttatttttgtacATAGCTAATCTGATATCTCCATCTCTCAAGTCGTCAGCTTTCAAAATATAGAGACCTTCCTATTCTTTACCAATCCCTATCACCTTCCCACTTGAGATTTCCTGATATACACAGAAGTTAGGGAAAAAGGATACTAGACATTCTAGCTCTTTTGTGATCTGGGATACGAAGAGTAGATTATTTTGTTGAGAAGATTAAGGTTGTGAACCATATGATTAGATGCTCCATTATCCAAAATGCACTGTTGATCTACTAAATAAGTCATAAGATCATTAATAGAACTGGAGGTATTAGATGTACCTGTAGATCCTACTTTGGTAACATTTACTATTGCATTAGTGTCCTTCCACTTTCCTTTGTTGATCAAGTGTAGAAGTTGAGAGTGTTGTTCAGGTGTGAAGGATGGTACATCACTATTACAGCTTGCTGACACAATAGTATTAGGTTGAGAATTAGCCTATGATAAATGTCTTATTTTATCTATAGCTTCAAAACCAGAATTCATGGCATTATTAGCGTACACACTATTAGCATGAGTAGATACACCTCCTCACTTCTTCTTGAATTTGTAGTCTGCTGGATAGCCATACAACTTGTAGAACACCTTTTTTGTGTGACCCATGAACTTACAATAGTCACAAAACAAACTAGATCTACCATAATTATTTCTAGACATGAAATCTCTGTGATTGTGATTGTTGAATCCACCACCACCAATGGTAGATCCACCTGAGCCATAATTGTAACCACCTCCTTGATTGCTAGAAGCACTCGAATAACCATGATTGTATGACCAGCTTGAAATAAGAGCTACAGTCTCACTGCCTTCTCCACCCATGATATTTTTTCCCTGGCTTTCAATATTTATAATCATAGCATAGGCTTGGTTTATAGTGGGTAAATGGACTGTCATAAGGATCTGACTTCTTTCATTATCATACGACTCATTTAATCTTATACGAAATTTCCATAGTCTATGTAGCTGGAAATGCTCATTGTATTATTTAGATTATGGATATGGACAAGTAGGTGGAGAAAGTAGAGCTCCCCATTCATCCCATAACTCTCTCAATCTAGAGAAATACACCGATACAAAGGAAATACCTTGGGTGAAAGTAGCTATTTCTCTGTGTGGAAAAATGCCCTAGAGGGATTCACTTTATTAAATCGTTCTCTTAAATCTGAGAATTAGTTTCATAAATCACTGTGCTTACTAAATCTTTAGAGACGGTGTTCATAATCCAAGCTAGTACAATGGCATTACATCGATCCTAGAGTTCGTGAAGACTAGAGTCAACTTTCTCTTTTTACATATTCCTAACACAAATCCTAATTTTTTCTTTCCCGTAAGAACAATTTTTAGAGATTTAATCCATAAAGAATAATTCTCAGATCCTTGAAGTTGTACAGAGATAAGAATTGAACCTTGTGTATCTAAG
Coding sequences:
- the LOC107845939 gene encoding cytochrome P450 703A2, translating into MIDLISFVIVLLCTYLLNLINYFVVLLCAYLVSKLVQSSLSDKSKQNINRLPPGPKQWPIVGNLFQLGQLPHRDMASFCEKYGPLVYLRLGNVDAITTNDPEIIREILVQQDDVFASRPRTLAAVHLAYGCGDVALAPLGPKWKRMRRICMEHLLTTKRLESFKKHRADEAQNLVKDVWDKAQKGQIVNLREILGGFSMNNVTRMLLGKQYFGAESAGPQEAMEFMHVTHELFWLLGVIYLGDYLPLWRWIDPYGCEKKMRDVEKRIDDFHMRIIEEHRKKKDNKNNNIDDNDEGEMDFVDVLLSLLGEDEGDGNGKQHMDDVEIKALIQDMIAAATDTSAVTNEWAMAEVIKHPHVLKKIQEELDIVVGWGRMVTESDLINLTYLRCVVRETFRMHPAGPFLIPHESIRDANINGYYIPAKTRVFINTHGLGRNTKIWDNIDEFRPERHLPQNDDNEKNINARVEISHGPDFKILPFSAGKRKCPGAPLGVKLVLIALARLFHCYDWSPPNGARPEDIETNEVYGMTMPKAKPLMAVAKPRLPAHLYH